One stretch of Nocardia fluminea DNA includes these proteins:
- a CDS encoding DUF1684 domain-containing protein, with the protein MTITVENPTPTTTFADDWSRWHHAREDSLRDPLGWLSLAGLHWLTDSPARLDGVPGTWWVTDEKVFITAQPADRLDVDGERIGGVQIVTPVEGAPGVSVLNEERVLEVIRRSGQYAVRVHDPAAPALSAFTGVATYPADPRWVVTGRFTAFGQARTVTTGAVVDGLEHHHSAAGIIEFRIGDSHEALLAFGTPDDLKVLFTDATSGVTTYPAARSLAVGAVEADGTVTLDFNRAVNLPCAFTDFATCPVAPRENRLRVAIEAGEQDPKL; encoded by the coding sequence ATGACGATCACCGTCGAGAACCCGACCCCCACCACGACATTCGCCGACGACTGGTCGCGCTGGCATCACGCCCGCGAGGACAGCCTGCGCGACCCCCTCGGCTGGCTCAGCCTGGCGGGGCTGCACTGGCTCACCGACAGCCCGGCGCGCCTGGACGGCGTCCCCGGTACCTGGTGGGTCACCGACGAGAAGGTGTTCATCACCGCGCAGCCCGCCGACCGGCTCGATGTGGACGGCGAGCGGATCGGCGGCGTGCAGATCGTGACGCCGGTGGAGGGCGCGCCGGGGGTGAGCGTGCTCAACGAGGAGAGGGTCCTCGAGGTGATCCGGCGCTCCGGGCAGTACGCGGTGCGCGTGCACGACCCGGCCGCGCCCGCCCTGTCCGCGTTCACCGGTGTCGCGACGTACCCGGCGGACCCGCGCTGGGTCGTGACCGGGCGTTTCACCGCGTTCGGGCAGGCGCGCACCGTCACCACGGGCGCCGTGGTGGACGGGCTCGAGCATCACCACAGCGCCGCGGGCATCATCGAGTTCCGCATCGGCGACAGCCACGAGGCGCTGCTCGCCTTCGGCACCCCCGACGATCTGAAGGTGCTGTTCACCGACGCCACCAGCGGCGTCACCACCTACCCGGCCGCCCGTTCGCTCGCCGTCGGCGCGGTCGAGGCCGACGGCACCGTGACCCTGGACTTCAACCGGGCGGTGAACCTGCCGTGCGCCTTCACCGACTTCGCCACCTGCCCTGTCGCCCCACGCGAGAACCGGCTGCGCGTGGCGATCGAAGCGGGAGAACAGGATCCGAAGCTATGA
- a CDS encoding LLM class flavin-dependent oxidoreductase, with product MSVPLSILDLSPISEGSTAAQALRNTVDLARQAEQWGYRRYWLAEHHFVSVASSSSLTLLGLVAAATSRIRVGTGAVQVGHHTSASIVEAFGTVDALYPGRLDLGLGRSGHRRSQFGAAATTTRGGHPVLDTVTGRTQIRDGVVVPPPFDPRRVTDRSKFLASAEALQQPGAQSLDFADQVAEIQALLDGRFFTTSGVELHAVPGEGIDTELWLFGSSAGESAELAGKSGLPFAAAYHVAPGSALDAVDAYRAAFRPSAQLAEPHVIVSADVVTAADDDTARHHASTYGHWVHSIRSGGATEYPDPATASPLTPDQLRLVDDRLASQIVGSPTTVVERLDALQRVTGADELLITTITHDHADRLESHRLLADAWGLRAARAA from the coding sequence ATGAGCGTGCCGCTGTCGATTCTCGATCTGTCGCCGATCAGCGAAGGCTCCACTGCCGCACAGGCATTGCGCAACACCGTCGATCTCGCCCGGCAGGCCGAACAGTGGGGGTATCGCCGATACTGGCTGGCCGAACACCATTTCGTGTCGGTGGCGAGTTCCTCGTCGCTGACGCTGCTCGGGTTGGTCGCCGCGGCGACCTCGCGCATCCGGGTGGGGACCGGCGCGGTGCAGGTGGGCCATCACACCTCGGCCTCGATCGTGGAGGCGTTCGGCACTGTCGACGCACTGTATCCGGGACGACTCGATCTGGGTCTCGGCCGGTCGGGGCATCGGCGTAGCCAATTCGGTGCGGCGGCCACGACCACCAGGGGCGGGCACCCGGTACTGGACACGGTCACCGGACGGACCCAGATCCGCGACGGTGTGGTGGTGCCACCGCCGTTCGATCCGCGCCGGGTCACCGATCGCTCCAAATTCCTCGCCTCGGCCGAGGCGCTCCAGCAGCCCGGCGCCCAGTCGCTGGACTTCGCCGACCAGGTGGCCGAGATCCAGGCGTTGCTCGACGGCCGCTTCTTCACCACCAGCGGGGTGGAGCTGCACGCCGTTCCCGGCGAGGGAATCGACACCGAGCTGTGGCTGTTCGGCAGTTCGGCGGGCGAGAGCGCGGAGCTGGCGGGGAAGTCGGGGTTGCCGTTCGCGGCGGCTTACCACGTCGCGCCGGGGTCGGCGCTGGACGCGGTCGACGCGTATCGGGCGGCGTTCCGGCCCTCGGCGCAGCTGGCCGAACCGCACGTCATCGTCTCGGCGGACGTCGTCACCGCGGCCGACGACGACACCGCCCGCCACCACGCGAGCACCTACGGCCACTGGGTCCACAGCATCCGCAGCGGCGGCGCCACCGAATACCCCGATCCCGCAACAGCTTCGCCCCTCACCCCCGATCAACTCCGCCTCGTGGACGACCGCCTGGCCTCCCAGATCGTCGGCTCGCCCACCACCGTGGTCGAGCGCCTCGACGCCCTCCAACGGGTCACCGGCGCAGACGAATTGCTCATCACCACCATCACCCACGATCACGCCGACCGGCTCGAATCACACCGTTTGCTGGCCGACGCGTGGGGCTTGCGAGCGGCCCGCGCCGCCTGA
- a CDS encoding DUF2867 domain-containing protein: protein MRLPESAHTGQPWRIHEIAPDFDVEDVWKFRTPGGGPDDFPALLAALRAERAAESTGVSGLLFKIRWKLGALLGWDRDDAGTGTRVPSLRERLPADLRDTDIPAEDDPLSALYVLGNEYAAEIANSTMHGIMHLGWVPDTTGYHLHMAVLVKPNGRFGRLYMALIKPFRYTIVYPAMTRSWERTWNDLTT from the coding sequence ATGCGACTACCCGAATCGGCCCACACCGGCCAGCCCTGGCGCATCCACGAGATCGCCCCCGATTTCGACGTCGAGGACGTCTGGAAATTCCGGACGCCCGGCGGCGGCCCCGACGACTTCCCCGCGCTGCTCGCCGCCCTGCGAGCCGAACGCGCCGCCGAGTCCACCGGCGTCAGCGGCCTGCTGTTCAAGATCCGCTGGAAGCTGGGTGCGCTGCTCGGCTGGGACCGCGACGACGCGGGCACCGGCACCCGCGTGCCCTCCCTGCGCGAACGCCTGCCCGCCGACCTCCGCGACACCGACATCCCCGCCGAAGACGACCCACTCAGCGCCCTCTACGTCCTCGGCAACGAATACGCCGCCGAGATCGCCAACAGCACGATGCACGGCATCATGCACCTCGGCTGGGTCCCCGACACCACCGGCTACCACCTGCACATGGCCGTCCTGGTCAAGCCCAACGGCCGATTCGGCCGCCTCTACATGGCCCTGATCAAGCCCTTCCGCTACACCATCGTCTATCCCGCGATGACCCGTAGCTGGGAACGCACCTGGAACGACCTCACAACGTGA